Below is a window of Hydrogenimonas sp. SS33 DNA.
AAAAGATGCATTTCAGTGAAATTCTCATTATCGGCGGCGGCCCCGCCGCCATGGTAGCGGCCGGAACCGCCCGCCAGTACTATCCCGAAAAGTCGGTCACCGTTTTGAAGAAGACGAAGGATTCGCTGGTTCCCTGCGGTATCCCCTATCTCTTCGGGACGATGCTCGATTCGGTCGAAGATGACATGATCCCTTGCGGTGACATGGCTAAAAAGATGGGGACCACTCTTCTGCACGAAGAGGCGACCGCCATCGATTTCGATACCAAAACCGTCACCTGCGCCAGCGGGGAGAGCTACCGCTACGACAAACTGATCATCGCCACCGGCTCCGTGCCGAAAATTCCCACCCAGATCGCCAATATCGGTGCGAAAGGGGTGTTCCATGTCCCCAAAGACCCCGACTATATCCGAAAGATGCATGCCGCCCTGCAGACGAAAGAGCGCATCGTCGTCATCGGCACCGGATTCATCGGCGTCGAAGTGGCCAACGAACTGAGAGATGCAGGCAAAGAGGTCGCCATTGTCGGGTCGAGAATTCTCAAACACTCCTTCGACCCGGAAGTGAGCGGCTACATGGAGGAGATCATCGAGAAAAAAGGGATCAAGCGCTACATGAATCGCCGGACCGCCGAGATCCTCGTCAATGAAAACGGCGAAACGGCGGGAGTCCGTTTCGAAGATGGGGAGAAGGTCGCGTGCGATGCCGTGGTTCTGGCCACCGGTTACCGCCCCAATACGGAACTGGCCAAAAAGAGCGGCCTCTCCATGCGCCAGGGTGATACGATCTACGTGGACGAGTATATGCGAACGACCCGGCCCGATGTCTTCGCCATCGGCGACTGCGCCGAGAAGCGGCACTTCATCACCAAACGCACCATTCCGATCATGCTCGCTTCCACCGCCACGGCGGAAGCGCGCCTGGCGGTCGCCAACCTCTACAGCATCAACCTGGTCAAATCTTTCTCAGGGACCATCGCCATCTTCTCCACTGTCGTCGGCGATACCTGTTTCGGCTCCGCCGGCATCACCGAAGAGGATGCCAGGAAGCAGAAGATCGATATCGTCTCTACCGTCGTCAAGGTGGCCGACAAGCATCCCGCCAAACTACCCAATACCCACGAACAGGCGGTCAAGCTCATCGCAAGCCGCGCGACGGCCCAGATTATCGGAGCGCAGGTCGTCGGCGGAACGGATATCGGGGAGATGATCAACATTCTCGGCGTCATCATCGAAAACCGCATGACGGCATTCGACCTGCTGGGGCTGCAGGTGGCGACCCATCCCCTGCTCACCTCCGCCCCGACCACCTATCCCATCGTCATGGCGGCGCAGAATATCGCGGCCATGCACATTTCCGGCGGCAGCAACGCATAAGATCTATTACGAAAAAAGTCACGGCATTTTTTTAGGGGGAACCTATTTCCCTTAGGTGCCAGTCCTGGCCAAAACATTTCAGACAAGGAAAAATCGACTATGCAACCATCTTCGAACATACCCAAATCGCCCATCGAACTCTCCATGCCCAAGAAGCTCTGGATTCCCTACCTCATTCTTCTGGGTATAACGCTGGGTGCGGGGCTTTGTGCCGGCGTTTTCGCCGCGCCGGTGATTTTTCATGCCGACGACCTTCTGGGGGGCGGGGTGCTGACCCACTACCAGGAGGGGCTTATCATGACCAAAGTCTTTTTGAAGATGAACTGGCTGGTCAACCTCACCTGTGCACTTATCCTGGTGGTGGAGGGGTACCACTTTCTGCGTTTCTGGCGGGATCAGATTACCTTTTACAGCGCCTTCGTGACGGTCTGGACCGGATTCATGTTCACCCTCTACTACACGCCCCAGATCGTCCAGTTTCAGCAGGAGGGGGAGTCGATCCTCACCAACGACCTTTTCCAAAAGACCCACATGATGTCTGAGTGGGACTTCAAGATCTTTGTGGTAGCATTGACGGTACTTTTGGGACGGTATCTCTACCGCAAAATCGCATAACCGTCCGCCCGACTTCACGACCAAGGCGACAGACTCCATGATCGAGATCAAAGGTTTGAAAAAACGTTTCGGCCCCAAAGAGGTGCTCAAAGGGGTCGACCTGACCATTCCGGAAGGGAAGACGACCGTCATTCTGGGCCTCTCCGGAGGCGGAAAATCGACGATCATCAAACATATCGTCGGCCTTCTCAAACCCGACGAGGGGGAGATCTGGGTCGACGGCGAAGAGGTCGGCCATGCCGACGAAGAGACGATTCGCCGCATCCGGAAAAAGGTCGGGTTTCTCTTTCAAAGCGGGGCGCTTTTTGACAGTATGAATGTTTACGAAAATGTCGCCTTCCCCCTCAGGGAACATACGAAGATGAAAGAGAAGGAGATCAGAGAGCGTGTCGTCGAGTGCCTGGAGATGGTGGCACTCAAACCCAAAGAGGTCCTGAACCTCTTCCCCGACGAACTTTCGGGCGGTATGCGCAAACGGGTGGGGTTGGCCAGAACCATCGTGCTGGGCCCCGGGACTATCCTCTACGACGAGCCCACCAGCGGACTCGACCCTATCACCAGCGACATGATCTCCCAGATGATCATCCATCTCAAAAACGAACTGGGCGTCACCTCCGTCCTCATCTCCCATGACATCAAAGAGAGCTTCAAATGCGGCGACTATTTCGCCATGCTCTATGACGGCAAAATCATCGAATTCGGCGATGCCGAACACTTCCGCACGACGAGCAACCCCTACGTCCGCCAATTCCTCGACGGCAAAAGCGAAGGCCCCATCAAGTTTCAGGAAAAGAAGTAATTTAAGAGAGCGGGTCCGTGTGTTCCACACGGCTTAGGTCTTTTGTGGTCTTTCGATTGGGGGATTGTTCTGAGATTGTATAATTCCCGCCGAAGCGGGAGAGGAAGGAGAGGGGGAGCCCGGCGGCTCAATCCATCTGGTTGCGCATCCAGGTGGGGATGTCGAGGATATCTTCGTTTTCGTAGCCGCCGACCACTTTGACGCGGGGCGTACTGACGGGAATGTCGCCTTCCGACTCTTTTTCCGGTGTCATCAGCGTAATCTGCTGCTTTTTCGCCTCCTGCGTTGCACCGTTGTGCTGTTGAACCTCTTCCGCACTTTCGAAGCCCGTGGCGACGATGGTGATCTTGACTTCGTCAGGCGCGAGAGATTCGTCGGTGGTGGTACCGAAGATGACATGGGCCTCTTCGTCCGCATTGTCTTCGACAATACCCATCGCTTCGCTGATTTCGAGAATCGGATACTCGGGGTGGATATGGAAATGGACCAGCACGCCCATTGCCCCTTTGATATCCATGTTGTCCAGCAGGGGTGATTCGATGGCGTTTTTGATCGCCTCGTAGGCGGCACTCTGTCCGGTCGCTTCACCGACACCCATCAGGGCGAGGCCGCGGTGGCTCATGACGGTGTTGACGTCGGCGAAGTCGAGGTTGATGTCGTGCTCCCCTTTGGAGACGATGACGTTGCTGATGCCGCTGACGG
It encodes the following:
- a CDS encoding FAD-dependent oxidoreductase, which encodes MHFSEILIIGGGPAAMVAAGTARQYYPEKSVTVLKKTKDSLVPCGIPYLFGTMLDSVEDDMIPCGDMAKKMGTTLLHEEATAIDFDTKTVTCASGESYRYDKLIIATGSVPKIPTQIANIGAKGVFHVPKDPDYIRKMHAALQTKERIVVIGTGFIGVEVANELRDAGKEVAIVGSRILKHSFDPEVSGYMEEIIEKKGIKRYMNRRTAEILVNENGETAGVRFEDGEKVACDAVVLATGYRPNTELAKKSGLSMRQGDTIYVDEYMRTTRPDVFAIGDCAEKRHFITKRTIPIMLASTATAEARLAVANLYSINLVKSFSGTIAIFSTVVGDTCFGSAGITEEDARKQKIDIVSTVVKVADKHPAKLPNTHEQAVKLIASRATAQIIGAQVVGGTDIGEMINILGVIIENRMTAFDLLGLQVATHPLLTSAPTTYPIVMAAQNIAAMHISGGSNA
- a CDS encoding DUF4149 domain-containing protein; the encoded protein is MQPSSNIPKSPIELSMPKKLWIPYLILLGITLGAGLCAGVFAAPVIFHADDLLGGGVLTHYQEGLIMTKVFLKMNWLVNLTCALILVVEGYHFLRFWRDQITFYSAFVTVWTGFMFTLYYTPQIVQFQQEGESILTNDLFQKTHMMSEWDFKIFVVALTVLLGRYLYRKIA
- a CDS encoding ABC transporter ATP-binding protein — encoded protein: MIEIKGLKKRFGPKEVLKGVDLTIPEGKTTVILGLSGGGKSTIIKHIVGLLKPDEGEIWVDGEEVGHADEETIRRIRKKVGFLFQSGALFDSMNVYENVAFPLREHTKMKEKEIRERVVECLEMVALKPKEVLNLFPDELSGGMRKRVGLARTIVLGPGTILYDEPTSGLDPITSDMISQMIIHLKNELGVTSVLISHDIKESFKCGDYFAMLYDGKIIEFGDAEHFRTTSNPYVRQFLDGKSEGPIKFQEKK